The proteins below come from a single Oerskovia jenensis genomic window:
- a CDS encoding MFS transporter, giving the protein MPPALPPLPPDDASTPPGTPEDPVRRGLGRSFTNVFTANISSSLADGIARVAAPLLAARLTDDPLLIAGIAAVAMLPWLFFAIPSGVLLDRIDRRHAMAIANGARTLLAALLLTLFATGTLTIWWLYVVIFAYGALETLYDGAIRAVVPAIVRRPDLPRANSRIEAGELVVQNFLAVPLTSALFAVAVVIPLGIGALSYAVAGVLAFFLPAAAAGAHRTHRNRLRRADEAGEPPAPALVRTTFARQLTDGFRFIMSHPMLRPLWFLSILIALFFAAAIATDVLFVLERLDVPEQWFGVFMLSGAFGGIVGAVVVSPLKVRFGAGPVMAAANFVGPVALVVMGFFPTVPVAVVCFAVSFGSTSVWNVLVMSLRQAAIPGHLLGRVHGTWRTLLWGTMPLGSLLGGLLARIDLTTPLLVAGGLTVVVAAVGYRFLHGLPNPEDVAEHALPTR; this is encoded by the coding sequence GTGCCCCCAGCCCTCCCCCCGCTCCCCCCTGACGACGCCTCGACGCCACCCGGGACCCCCGAGGACCCCGTCCGCCGCGGTCTCGGCCGGTCCTTCACCAACGTCTTCACCGCGAACATCAGCTCGAGCCTGGCCGACGGGATCGCGCGCGTCGCCGCGCCGCTCCTCGCCGCCCGCCTCACCGACGACCCGCTGCTCATCGCAGGCATCGCAGCCGTCGCGATGCTCCCCTGGCTGTTCTTCGCGATCCCGTCCGGGGTGCTGCTCGACCGCATCGACCGCCGCCACGCCATGGCGATCGCCAACGGCGCCCGGACCCTGCTCGCGGCCCTGCTCCTGACGCTCTTCGCGACCGGCACGCTGACCATCTGGTGGCTGTACGTCGTGATCTTCGCGTACGGCGCGCTCGAGACGCTGTACGACGGCGCGATCCGGGCCGTCGTCCCCGCGATCGTGCGCCGACCCGACCTGCCGCGCGCCAACTCCCGCATCGAGGCCGGCGAGCTCGTGGTGCAGAACTTCCTCGCCGTGCCCCTGACGTCGGCGCTGTTCGCGGTGGCCGTCGTGATCCCGCTCGGGATCGGCGCGCTGTCCTACGCGGTCGCGGGGGTGCTCGCGTTCTTCCTGCCCGCCGCGGCGGCAGGGGCGCACCGGACGCACCGGAACCGGCTGCGCCGCGCCGACGAGGCCGGCGAGCCTCCGGCGCCCGCCCTCGTCCGTACGACCTTCGCCCGCCAGCTCACCGACGGCTTCCGCTTCATCATGAGCCACCCCATGCTGCGCCCGCTGTGGTTCCTGAGCATCCTGATCGCGCTCTTCTTCGCGGCGGCCATCGCGACCGACGTGCTGTTCGTGCTCGAACGGCTCGACGTGCCCGAGCAGTGGTTCGGGGTGTTCATGCTGTCGGGGGCCTTCGGCGGGATCGTCGGGGCCGTGGTCGTGAGCCCGCTCAAGGTCCGCTTCGGGGCGGGCCCGGTCATGGCCGCGGCGAACTTCGTCGGGCCGGTCGCCCTGGTGGTCATGGGGTTCTTCCCGACGGTCCCCGTCGCGGTCGTGTGCTTCGCGGTGTCGTTCGGCTCGACGTCGGTGTGGAACGTCCTGGTCATGTCGCTGCGCCAGGCCGCGATCCCCGGGCACCTGCTGGGCCGGGTCCACGGGACGTGGCGCACGCTGCTGTGGGGGACCATGCCGCTCGGGTCGCTGCTGGGAGGGCTGCTCGCCCGGATCGACCTCACCACGCCGCTGCTCGTCGCGGGCGGGCTCACGGTCGTCGTCGCGGCGGTGGGCTACCGGTTCCTGCACGGTCTGCCGAACCCCGAGGACGTCGCGGAGCACGCGCTGCCCACCAGGTGA
- a CDS encoding CPBP family intramembrane glutamic endopeptidase: MTSTAPARAFLAPTLTFVLATFVASGALLLLQPASGIDPSVLALVQLGPAVGAGATVAIFRSRLAPLLPDAVPRRQVVAHLVLAFAACLLYWGVLVAVLLVQGEPLDGAHGVAGVPFVVLTLTYLVGAAGEEIGWRGMLQPLLENRFSLLVASIVTGLVWGVWHVQIFTAGPVVIVGFLLATVALSVLMGHFGRGTVRQRVALATLVHWLVNLALLVTLGDRHSTPAGTVANAIAALVTTAVFMAMFAAAQRKRGRSALVARRTQDVAA; this comes from the coding sequence GTGACCTCGACCGCCCCGGCCCGCGCCTTCCTCGCCCCGACCCTCACGTTCGTCCTGGCGACGTTCGTGGCGTCGGGCGCGCTGCTCCTCCTCCAGCCGGCCTCGGGGATCGACCCGTCGGTGCTCGCGCTCGTCCAGCTCGGCCCCGCGGTCGGGGCCGGGGCCACGGTCGCGATCTTCCGCAGCCGCCTCGCGCCCCTCCTGCCCGACGCCGTCCCGCGCCGTCAGGTCGTCGCTCACCTGGTCCTGGCGTTCGCCGCGTGCCTGCTCTACTGGGGCGTGCTCGTGGCCGTGCTCCTGGTGCAGGGTGAGCCCCTCGACGGCGCGCACGGCGTCGCGGGCGTGCCGTTCGTCGTGCTGACGCTCACGTACCTCGTGGGTGCGGCCGGCGAGGAGATCGGGTGGCGCGGCATGCTCCAGCCGCTGCTCGAGAACCGGTTCTCGCTCCTGGTCGCGAGCATCGTGACGGGCCTCGTGTGGGGCGTGTGGCACGTGCAGATCTTCACGGCCGGGCCCGTCGTGATCGTGGGCTTCCTGCTCGCGACCGTCGCACTGTCGGTGCTCATGGGCCACTTCGGCCGCGGGACCGTGCGGCAGCGGGTCGCGCTCGCGACCCTCGTGCACTGGCTGGTGAACCTCGCGCTGCTCGTGACGCTCGGCGACCGCCACTCGACTCCCGCCGGCACGGTCGCGAACGCGATCGCCGCGCTCGTGACCACAGCCGTGTTCATGGCGATGTTCGCTGCGGCCCAGCGCAAGCGCGGCAGGAGCGCGCTCGTGGCACGCCGGACGCAGGACGTCGCGGCCTAG
- a CDS encoding TetR/AcrR family transcriptional regulator, which produces MPKIIGGSLHEHRAQTRQKLFAALSNLMMDRGFDAISLADIAAAAGVGRTAVYNHFPDKESLLLGFITHETEQYVGTLERALEGVDDPVEQLRTYIRQQAQLKRVFHLAPGPDLRTVLSRGTQQRLREHAVIVEDTLRRILTAGIACGEFPEQDLGTTVQLVNACLSGRLIPEDPAQRERAIEATEAFVLRAVGAQELVAG; this is translated from the coding sequence ATGCCGAAGATCATCGGCGGTTCGCTCCACGAGCACCGCGCACAGACCCGTCAGAAGCTCTTCGCGGCGCTCTCGAACCTCATGATGGACCGCGGCTTCGACGCGATCTCCCTCGCGGACATCGCCGCTGCGGCGGGCGTGGGACGCACCGCGGTGTACAACCACTTCCCCGACAAGGAGTCGCTGCTCCTGGGCTTCATCACGCACGAGACCGAGCAGTACGTCGGGACCCTGGAGCGCGCACTGGAGGGCGTCGACGACCCGGTCGAGCAGCTCCGCACGTACATCCGCCAGCAGGCCCAGCTCAAGCGCGTCTTCCACCTGGCCCCCGGACCGGACCTGCGCACCGTGCTCTCGCGCGGCACCCAGCAGCGCCTGCGCGAGCACGCCGTGATCGTCGAGGACACGCTGCGCCGCATCCTGACCGCGGGCATCGCGTGCGGCGAGTTCCCCGAGCAGGACCTCGGCACCACGGTCCAGCTCGTCAACGCGTGCCTCTCCGGGCGCCTCATCCCCGAGGACCCCGCCCAGCGCGAGCGCGCGATCGAGGCGACCGAGGCGTTCGTCCTGCGGGCCGTGGGCGCGCAGGAGCTCGTCGCCGGCTGA
- a CDS encoding GAF domain-containing protein, which translates to MTDRPETHDASPSARHTAPVGTAPGAFAVSAAHQTFLSTGALPPGVRPLVAASWRRSARSGVDPDVPHPDVSMSDADLGSYRAHHPLARAMPIVRDLLVAGLAGESAVVAMTDDAGRLLWVEGSASVRDDVGRIGFVEGAVWREERVGTNAPGTALATGRPVQVLGAEHFTRPVQSFNCAAAPVRDLRTGRILGVLDVTGGQVAASGLVLSLVRASVAAVERELAERSERFEQSATGSPVGAFAPRLDVLGVSSGVLRAAPGAAAGWPGPGTYATVPDGGTHAAPSGRLSLRHSEILLLLAASPRGLGADELAVLLHPGELSDVTVRAEVSRLRRAVGPLLGGSRPYRLGAPLRTDLDTVRDLLAAGDVHAALTAYPGPVLPRSVAPGVERLRDELSAEVRGAVLASGDVGVLGRWLASDEGADDHAAWRRLAALAAPGTPAAARARARLALLDRSLR; encoded by the coding sequence ATGACCGACCGTCCCGAGACCCACGACGCCTCGCCGAGCGCGCGTCACACCGCACCGGTCGGCACCGCGCCCGGCGCGTTCGCCGTGAGTGCCGCGCACCAGACCTTCCTCAGCACGGGAGCCCTCCCGCCCGGCGTCCGCCCGCTCGTCGCCGCCTCGTGGCGCCGCAGCGCCCGCAGCGGTGTCGACCCCGACGTCCCCCACCCCGACGTGTCGATGTCCGACGCCGACCTCGGCTCCTACCGGGCGCACCACCCGCTCGCGCGTGCCATGCCGATCGTGCGGGACCTCCTGGTCGCCGGGCTCGCGGGGGAGAGCGCGGTCGTCGCGATGACCGACGACGCCGGCCGCCTCCTGTGGGTCGAGGGCAGCGCGAGCGTGCGCGACGACGTCGGGCGCATCGGCTTCGTCGAGGGCGCGGTGTGGCGCGAGGAGCGCGTCGGGACCAACGCCCCCGGCACTGCCCTCGCGACGGGGCGCCCGGTCCAGGTCCTGGGGGCAGAGCACTTCACGCGCCCCGTCCAGTCGTTCAACTGCGCGGCGGCCCCGGTCCGCGACCTGCGCACAGGGCGCATCCTCGGGGTCCTCGACGTCACGGGCGGCCAGGTCGCGGCGTCGGGCCTCGTGCTGTCCCTCGTGCGCGCCTCGGTCGCCGCGGTCGAGCGCGAGCTCGCCGAACGGTCCGAGCGGTTCGAGCAGAGCGCCACCGGCTCGCCGGTCGGCGCCTTTGCGCCGCGCCTCGACGTCCTCGGGGTGTCCTCCGGCGTGCTCCGCGCCGCGCCGGGAGCAGCGGCCGGGTGGCCCGGCCCGGGCACCTACGCGACCGTGCCCGACGGCGGCACGCACGCTGCGCCGTCGGGCCGGCTGAGCCTTCGCCACAGCGAGATCCTGCTGCTGCTCGCCGCGTCCCCCCGGGGGCTCGGCGCGGACGAGCTGGCCGTGCTGCTGCATCCCGGCGAGCTGTCCGACGTGACGGTCCGCGCGGAGGTGTCGCGGCTGCGGCGCGCGGTCGGGCCGCTGCTGGGGGGCTCGCGGCCCTATCGGCTCGGGGCGCCCCTGCGCACCGACCTCGACACCGTGCGAGACCTTCTCGCCGCCGGCGACGTGCACGCCGCGCTCACCGCGTACCCGGGGCCGGTCCTGCCGCGGTCGGTCGCGCCGGGCGTCGAGCGGCTGCGCGACGAGCTGTCGGCCGAGGTGCGCGGGGCGGTCCTCGCGTCGGGCGACGTCGGGGTGCTGGGGCGCTGGCTCGCGAGCGACGAGGGCGCCGACGACCACGCGGCGTGGCGCCGGCTCGCGGCGCTCGCCGCCCCCGGGACCCCTGCCGCAGCCCGGGCCCGCGCGCGCCTCGCGCTCCTCGACCGCTCGCTGCGCTGA
- the adh gene encoding aldehyde dehydrogenase: MTVYAAPGTPGAIAEYRTRYDHWIGGEYVAPASGRYFENPSPVTGRTFTEVARGTAEDIDRALDAAHGAARTWGKTTATERAVILNKIADRMEANLEKIAVAETWENGKPVRETLAADIPLAIDHFRYFAGAIRAQEGSISEIDEDTIAYHFHEPLGVVGQIIPWNFPILMAVWKLAPALAAGNCVVLKPAEQTPASILFLIDIIGDLLPPGVLNVVNGFGVEAGKPLASSPRIRKIAFTGETTTGRLIMQYASQNIIPVTLELGGKSPNLFFEDVAREKDDFYDKALEGFTMFALNQGEVCTCPSRALIQSSIYDQFLGDAIERTKAVKQGNPLDTETMIGAQASNDQLEKILSYIDIGKAEGAKVLTGGTRAEMSGDLAGGYYVTPTIFEGKNSMRIFQEEIFGPVVAVTDFADFDDAITVANDTLYGLGAGVWSREANIAYRAGREIQAGRVWTNCYHAYPAAAAFGGYKGSGVGRENHKMMLDHYQQTKNLLVSYSASKLGFF, encoded by the coding sequence ATGACCGTCTACGCTGCCCCGGGCACCCCCGGAGCGATCGCCGAGTACAGGACCCGCTACGACCACTGGATCGGCGGCGAGTACGTCGCCCCGGCGAGCGGCCGCTACTTCGAGAACCCGAGCCCCGTCACGGGCCGCACCTTCACCGAGGTCGCGCGCGGCACGGCCGAGGACATCGACCGCGCCCTGGACGCCGCGCACGGCGCCGCCCGCACCTGGGGGAAGACCACGGCGACCGAGCGCGCCGTGATCCTCAACAAGATCGCCGACCGCATGGAGGCGAACCTCGAGAAGATCGCGGTCGCCGAGACGTGGGAGAACGGCAAGCCCGTGCGCGAGACGCTCGCCGCGGACATCCCGCTCGCGATCGACCACTTCCGCTACTTCGCGGGCGCGATCCGGGCCCAGGAGGGGTCGATCTCCGAGATCGACGAGGACACCATCGCCTACCACTTCCACGAGCCGCTGGGCGTGGTCGGGCAGATCATCCCGTGGAACTTCCCCATCCTCATGGCGGTGTGGAAGCTGGCCCCCGCGCTCGCGGCGGGCAACTGCGTGGTCCTCAAGCCCGCCGAGCAGACGCCCGCGTCGATCCTGTTCCTGATCGACATCATCGGGGACCTGCTGCCCCCGGGCGTCCTCAACGTGGTCAACGGGTTCGGGGTCGAGGCGGGCAAGCCGCTCGCGTCGAGCCCGCGCATCCGCAAGATCGCGTTCACGGGCGAGACCACGACGGGCCGGCTCATCATGCAGTACGCGAGCCAGAACATCATCCCGGTCACGCTCGAGCTGGGCGGCAAGTCGCCCAACCTGTTCTTCGAGGACGTCGCGCGCGAGAAGGACGACTTCTACGACAAGGCCCTCGAGGGGTTCACGATGTTCGCCCTCAACCAGGGCGAGGTGTGCACGTGCCCGTCGCGCGCGCTCATCCAGTCCTCGATCTACGACCAGTTCCTGGGCGACGCGATCGAGCGGACCAAGGCCGTCAAGCAGGGCAACCCCCTCGACACCGAGACCATGATCGGCGCGCAGGCGTCGAACGACCAGCTCGAGAAGATCCTCAGCTACATCGACATCGGCAAGGCCGAGGGGGCCAAGGTCCTCACGGGCGGCACCCGAGCGGAGATGAGCGGTGACCTCGCGGGCGGCTACTACGTGACGCCGACGATCTTCGAGGGCAAGAACTCGATGCGCATCTTCCAGGAGGAGATCTTCGGGCCCGTCGTCGCGGTCACGGACTTCGCGGACTTCGACGACGCGATCACGGTCGCGAACGACACCCTGTACGGGCTGGGCGCGGGCGTGTGGTCGCGCGAGGCCAATATCGCCTACCGGGCGGGCCGTGAGATCCAGGCGGGCCGCGTGTGGACGAACTGCTACCACGCGTACCCGGCGGCGGCGGCGTTCGGCGGGTACAAGGGCTCGGGCGTGGGCCGCGAGAACCACAAGATGATGCTCGACCACTACCAGCAGACCAAGAACCTCCTGGTCAGCTACTCGGCCTCGAAGCTCGGCTTCTTCTAG
- a CDS encoding DUF779 domain-containing protein, producing MSDDVTPAPQVAAPGAVVAAPGTEPAGGAVPPGAVLPERVALTEGAADLLARLRVQYGDLMFHQSGGCCDGSSPMCYPQGEFLTSDADVHLGDLVVADSFSELLEPELADVALTGPAGPLGLGSALRGDEEVAEGAGHVVEPARVTFTVPFWMSRNQFEYWSHTHLTVDVVPGRGSGFSVEAPEGVRFIIRSRLFSDEESAALAGQVL from the coding sequence ATGTCCGACGACGTCACGCCCGCACCGCAGGTCGCCGCACCGGGGGCGGTGGTCGCCGCGCCCGGCACCGAGCCGGCGGGCGGTGCAGTGCCGCCCGGAGCGGTGCTGCCCGAGCGGGTGGCTCTCACGGAAGGCGCGGCCGACCTGCTCGCGCGCCTGCGCGTCCAGTACGGCGACCTCATGTTCCACCAGTCCGGCGGGTGCTGCGACGGGTCGTCGCCCATGTGCTACCCGCAGGGGGAGTTCCTCACGTCGGACGCGGACGTCCACCTCGGTGACCTCGTGGTCGCCGACTCGTTCTCGGAGCTGTTGGAGCCCGAGCTCGCGGACGTCGCGCTGACCGGACCTGCGGGACCGCTGGGGCTCGGGTCCGCCCTGCGGGGGGACGAGGAGGTCGCGGAGGGTGCCGGGCACGTGGTCGAACCTGCGCGGGTGACCTTCACCGTGCCGTTCTGGATGAGCCGCAACCAGTTCGAGTACTGGAGCCACACGCACCTGACGGTCGACGTGGTGCCGGGGCGCGGTTCGGGGTTCAGCGTCGAGGCTCCCGAGGGCGTGCGGTTCATCATCCGGTCGCGGCTCTTCTCGGACGAGGAGTCGGCGGCGCTCGCGGGCCAGGTGCTGTGA
- a CDS encoding sugar porter family MFS transporter, protein MTSDAQPRPRVPRKVVLACLAAALGGLLFGFDTSVVNSAVGALSEHFALGASLRGIVASLSLLGCAVGAWFAGAVSERLGRVRVMLLSALLFGLCAVAAAFTPSVEVLLPVRFLAGIGIGAASVMAPAYIAEIAPPRSRGRLGGLQQLFITIGIFVALAVGLAMSRAAGGAANDLWAGFPAWRWMFLAELVPAALYGLAALRLPESPRYLVAQGRETEAQRVLQGFTGLGDREVDDEVGRLRTSIGAHATSSLRDLRGHALGLRPIVWIGLGVAALIQLSGINAVFVYSTSLWESVGFTESEALTMSLVTAGVNIAVTVVAILLADRFGRRPMLAAGSVGMAVSLAVTAFAFGQATTSASGELVFPLAWAMTALVAVNLMVVSFGLTWGPLGWVLLGEMFPPAIRATALAVATAVQWLVNYAVTRSFPVVSEAWGLPATYGTFAAVSAFAVFFVLRFLPETKGRSLDQMGDGARAA, encoded by the coding sequence ATGACCAGCGACGCGCAGCCGCGACCCCGCGTGCCCCGCAAGGTCGTCCTCGCGTGCCTCGCCGCGGCCCTCGGTGGTCTGCTGTTCGGGTTCGACACGTCGGTCGTGAACTCCGCGGTCGGCGCCCTCAGCGAGCACTTCGCGCTGGGCGCGAGCCTGCGCGGCATCGTTGCCTCGCTCTCGCTCCTCGGGTGCGCGGTGGGTGCCTGGTTCGCCGGGGCGGTGTCCGAGCGTCTCGGGCGAGTGCGCGTCATGCTGCTCTCGGCGCTGCTGTTCGGCCTCTGCGCGGTGGCCGCGGCCTTCACCCCGTCCGTCGAGGTCCTGCTGCCCGTGCGGTTCCTCGCGGGCATCGGGATCGGCGCGGCCTCGGTCATGGCGCCCGCGTACATCGCGGAGATCGCGCCGCCGCGTTCGCGTGGTCGCCTGGGCGGTCTGCAGCAGCTCTTCATCACCATCGGGATCTTCGTGGCCCTGGCCGTGGGCCTCGCGATGTCGCGCGCGGCCGGGGGCGCGGCGAACGACCTCTGGGCGGGGTTCCCCGCGTGGCGCTGGATGTTCCTGGCCGAGCTCGTCCCCGCCGCGCTCTACGGGCTCGCCGCCCTGCGCCTGCCCGAGTCCCCTCGCTACCTGGTGGCTCAGGGGCGCGAGACCGAGGCCCAGCGGGTCCTGCAGGGGTTCACCGGCCTCGGCGACCGGGAGGTCGACGACGAGGTGGGCCGCCTCCGCACCTCGATCGGCGCGCACGCCACGAGCTCGCTCCGGGACCTGCGCGGGCACGCCCTGGGGCTCCGGCCGATCGTGTGGATCGGGCTCGGTGTCGCGGCCCTCATCCAGCTCAGCGGCATCAACGCCGTGTTCGTCTACTCGACGTCGCTGTGGGAGTCGGTCGGCTTCACCGAGTCCGAGGCGTTGACCATGTCGCTCGTGACGGCCGGGGTCAACATCGCCGTCACGGTCGTGGCGATCCTTCTCGCCGACCGGTTCGGGCGCCGTCCCATGCTCGCGGCCGGCTCCGTGGGCATGGCGGTGTCCCTCGCGGTCACGGCCTTCGCGTTCGGTCAGGCGACGACGTCGGCCTCGGGAGAGCTGGTCTTCCCCCTGGCCTGGGCCATGACGGCGCTCGTCGCGGTCAACCTCATGGTCGTCTCGTTCGGGCTCACGTGGGGGCCCCTCGGCTGGGTGCTGCTCGGGGAGATGTTCCCGCCCGCGATCCGGGCGACGGCGCTCGCGGTCGCGACGGCCGTGCAGTGGCTCGTGAACTACGCCGTGACGCGGTCGTTCCCCGTGGTCAGCGAGGCGTGGGGGCTGCCCGCCACCTACGGGACCTTCGCCGCCGTCTCGGCGTTCGCGGTGTTCTTCGTGCTGCGGTTCCTCCCGGAGACCAAGGGACGGTCCCTCGACCAGATGGGCGACGGGGCCCGGGCGGCATGA
- a CDS encoding antibiotic biosynthesis monooxygenase has protein sequence MFTQVVVHRPRPEFRDVTLAYLQQAALVTRSITGLVQAAVWSEGDEERLVLTTTWESSEAFTAGEDALFDLFRSVPFEEWMLEPLDVLLLDEIPPPAPQE, from the coding sequence ATGTTCACGCAGGTCGTCGTGCACCGTCCGCGCCCCGAGTTCCGCGACGTGACGCTCGCCTACCTCCAGCAGGCTGCCCTCGTCACGCGGTCGATCACCGGGCTCGTGCAGGCAGCGGTGTGGTCCGAGGGCGACGAGGAGCGCCTGGTCCTCACGACGACCTGGGAGTCGTCGGAAGCCTTCACCGCGGGCGAGGACGCCCTGTTCGACCTGTTCCGGAGCGTGCCGTTCGAGGAGTGGATGCTCGAGCCGCTCGACGTCCTCCTGCTCGACGAGATCCCGCCGCCCGCCCCGCAGGAGTGA
- a CDS encoding DinB family protein produces the protein MTTPSQPAPADPSGITPDTKDWTWVLDHPCPECGFESGTVDPDQVGPAVRATIPRWQDVLARPDAAVRPDEHTWSPLEYAAHVRDVFAIFDVRLASMVEGDDPLFANWDQDAAALAGDYEHQDPQLLAREIAIAGDRVAGRFDAVGPDDWERPGRRSNGSVFTVRTLGQYFLHDVVHHLHDVGAPTA, from the coding sequence ATGACGACGCCTTCGCAGCCCGCCCCGGCCGACCCCTCCGGCATCACCCCTGACACCAAGGACTGGACCTGGGTCCTCGACCATCCGTGCCCCGAGTGCGGGTTCGAGTCGGGGACGGTCGACCCGGACCAGGTGGGGCCCGCGGTCCGGGCGACGATCCCGCGCTGGCAGGACGTCCTCGCCCGCCCGGACGCCGCGGTGCGCCCCGACGAGCACACGTGGTCCCCGCTCGAGTACGCGGCGCACGTCCGCGACGTGTTCGCCATCTTCGACGTGCGTCTCGCGTCGATGGTCGAGGGGGACGACCCGTTGTTCGCGAACTGGGACCAGGACGCGGCGGCGCTCGCGGGCGACTACGAGCACCAGGACCCGCAGCTCCTCGCCCGGGAGATCGCGATCGCGGGTGATCGGGTCGCGGGGCGGTTCGACGCCGTCGGGCCCGACGACTGGGAGCGGCCCGGCCGCCGGTCGAACGGCTCGGTCTTCACGGTGCGCACGCTGGGCCAGTACTTCCTGCACGACGTCGTCCACCACCTGCACGACGTCGGCGCCCCGACCGCCTGA